GCGCTTTTAGGCGCTATCGCAGAAGGTGACATTGGTCGTCATTTTCCTGATACCGACGACAAGTGGAAAGGGGCAAATAGCCGTGAACTGCTGAGAGATGTTTACCGTCGCGTAAAAGAAAAAGGCTACGTATTAGGTAATGCCGATATTACCATTATGGCTCAAGCGCCTAAAATGGCGCCTCATATAGAATCCATGTGCCAAGTGATTGCACAAGATCTTGAAACTGAACTTGGTAATGTCAACGTCAAAGCGACGACGACTGAGCGACTAGGCTTTACTGGGCGTAAAGAAGGCATTGCAACCGAAGCGGTTGTACTGCTGCTTAAAAAATAATGAATGCTAGGTTGTTTTACACTATCT
Above is a window of Vibrio orientalis CIP 102891 = ATCC 33934 DNA encoding:
- the ispF gene encoding 2-C-methyl-D-erythritol 2,4-cyclodiphosphate synthase → MIRIGHGFDVHKFGGEGPVIIGGVAVPYEQGLIAHSDGDVALHALCDALLGAIAEGDIGRHFPDTDDKWKGANSRELLRDVYRRVKEKGYVLGNADITIMAQAPKMAPHIESMCQVIAQDLETELGNVNVKATTTERLGFTGRKEGIATEAVVLLLKK